In Eucalyptus grandis isolate ANBG69807.140 chromosome 4, ASM1654582v1, whole genome shotgun sequence, the following proteins share a genomic window:
- the LOC104440880 gene encoding L-type lectin-domain containing receptor kinase IX.1 encodes MELRSSNIVSFKTRELQSLLVLVLSLAIAFTASASSQGIDFSFQTFDNDSIRFQGDASISGNLIQLTRVYGNVVSGNVSGGWAMYHEPMRLWDKATGNVADFTTNFTFIIDSQENSIFGDGFTFFLVPEGSQIQINSLGRYLGLINPNSNPSISSTPFVAVEFDTYRNNYSGVVDPNCLQVAHVGIDLNNLTSAVSSCVDWFKDKIMSGGRINATITYNSSTQNLSVVMIDADATGTDITASAIYDIVNMSKYLPEWVNFGFSAATGTDFELHTLEAWEFRSNVQVAGKKSKLWLWATLGSGSFIWLVLVLAFVWFRHCLKRKGTYMSGEEDALAIDEEFEQVPGPKKFSYKEVVVATNNFAIERLVGEGGFGRVYEGYLTTVNAKVAIKKINPGSRQGIKEYATEVKTISRLRHRNLVQLIGWCHEKKELLLIYEFMSNGSLDTHLFKERTFLPWEKRYKIAQGIASALLYLHEEWEQCVLHRDVKSSNIMLDSDFSAKLGDFGLARLVDHAKGLQTTIVAGTMGYLAPECVYTGKASKESDVYSFGIVLLEIACGRKVVEPRAKEGQIRLVNWVWEQYGIGRVLDAAESKLGINSDEKQLECLMVVGLWCSHPDHIARPSIREALNVLNFNAPLPNLPSKLPVPTYLAPLSSFTMASIVSSHTTSTSGTEVSTFTTSSIQSPRSASTTLLPSTI; translated from the coding sequence ATGGAACTTCGCAGCTCAAATATCGTTAGTTTCAAGACGAGGGAGCTTCAATCACTCCTAGTCTTGGTTCTCTCTCTAGCCATCGCCTTCACGGCTTCGGCGTCGTCTCAAGGCATCGATTTCAGCTTCCAGACTTTCGACAATGATAGCATTCGATTCCAAGGCGACGCGTCTATTTCGGGTAACCTCATCCAACTTACAAGGGTCTACGGGAACGTGGTCTCCGGGAACGTGAGCGGGGGGTGGGCCATGTATCATGAGCCGATGCGCCTTTGGGACAAGGCCACCGGGAACGTGGCGGATTTCACCACCAACTTCACCTTCATCATCGATTCGCAGGAAAACTCCATTTTCGGCGATGGATTCACCTTCTTTCTTGTTCCCGAAGGGTCTCAAATCCAGATCAACTCATTGGGACGCTACCTCGGTCTTATAAATCCGAACAGCAACCCTTCCATCTCTTCTACTCCCTTTGTAGCCGTCGAGTTCGACACTTATAGGAACAACTATAGTGGTGTTGTGGACCCGAATTGTTTACAAGTTGCACATGTTGGTATAGACTTGAATAATCTCACTTCCGCGGTCTCTAGCTGCGTTGATTGGTTCAAGGATAAAATCATGAGCGGTGGACGGATCAATGCTACGATTACGTACAATTCTAGCACGCAGAACTTGAGCGTTGTCATGATTGATGCAGATGCCACGGGCACTGACATAACAGCCTCCGCTATCTACGATATAGTCAACATGTCCAAGTATTTGCCGGAGTGGGTGAATTTCGGCTTCTCCGCTGCAACGGGTACGGATTTCGAGCTGCACACTCTTGAGGCATGGGAATTCCGCTCTAACGTGCAAGTGGCTGGAAAAAAGAGCAAGTTATGGTTATGGGCTACCTTAGGCTCAGGTTCTTTCATTTGGCTGGTTCTTGTTCTAGCCTTTGTTTGGTTTCGTCACTGTTTGAAGAGAAAAGGAACTTACATGAGCGGAGAAGAAGATGCTCTGGCAATCGATGAAGAATTCGAGCAAGTGCCAGGGCCCAAGAAATTCTCCTACAAGGAAGTGGTAGTGGCGACCAACAATTTTGCAATTGAACGGTTAGTTGGGGAAGGAGGCTTTGGGAGAGTGTACGAAGGATACTTGACCACTGTGAATGCCAAAGTTGCAATCAAGAAGATTAATCCGGGGTCAAGACAAGGAATAAAGGAGTATGCCACCGAAGTGAAGACCATAAGCCGGCTCCGGCATAGAAACTTAGTCCAACTTATCGGGTGGTGTCATGAGAAAAAGGAACTCCTCCTTATCTATGAGTTCATGTCTAATGGTAGCCTAGATACTCATCTATTCAAAGAAAGAACCTTCTTGCCATGGGAGAAACGATACAAAATCGCGCAAGGAATAGCCTCAGCATTACTTTACCTCCATGAAGAATGGGAACAGTGTGTGTTGCATCGTGATGTAAAGTCCAGCAATATCATGCTTGATTCCGATTTTAGTGCTAAATTAGGGGACTTCGGTTTGGCTAGACTAGTTGACCATGCCAAAGGGTTACAAACTACAATAGTGGCCGGAACCATGGGCTATCTTGCTCCTGAATGTGTTTACACGGGTAAGGCAAGTAAGGAATCAGATGTCTACAGCTTCGGAATTGTTCTATTAGAAATAGCTTGTGGAAGAAAAGTCGTTGAGCCAAGGGCCAAGGAAGGCCAAATCCGATTGGTGAATTGGGTTTGGGAGCAATATGGGATCGGGAGGGTGCTTGATGCAGCAGAGTCCAAACTTGGTATTAACTCTGATGAGAAGCAACTAGAGTGCTTGATGGTTGTAGGGCTGTGGTGCTCTCATCCAGACCACATCGCCCGCCCTTCCATAAGAGAAGCATTAAATGTTCTAAACTTTAATGCTCCGCTACCCAATCTCCCATCAAAATTGCCGGTTCCTACATACCTAGCACCTTTATCCTCATTCACCATGGCATCGATTGTTTCATCTCACACCACCTCGACCAGCGGCACCGAAGTGTCCACATTTACTACCTCTTCCATACAATCTCCCCGTTCTGCTTCCACTACATTGCTCCCAAGTACAATATAA